A single Micromonospora luteifusca DNA region contains:
- a CDS encoding GNAT family N-acetyltransferase, with protein MDDTTRGVRIRRGGPADAPAVLDMLDAAVTWMNDRGNTEQWGTTPFSAKPGGPELVDRYLTENLPYIAEVDGTPAATLVLDSGPNPTAPIAPAKEPERFVRLLVSHRRFAGQKLGSALLAHAVEETRRAGVGLLRVDCWAGGGGQLVAYYERHGFTSTETFLAGAWPGQVLAQRVG; from the coding sequence ATGGACGACACCACCCGCGGCGTACGTATCAGACGCGGTGGCCCGGCCGATGCGCCCGCCGTACTGGACATGCTCGATGCCGCGGTGACCTGGATGAACGATCGCGGCAACACCGAGCAGTGGGGCACGACGCCGTTCTCTGCAAAGCCCGGAGGGCCCGAGCTGGTCGACCGGTACCTGACCGAGAACCTCCCGTACATCGCGGAGGTGGACGGAACGCCTGCCGCAACCTTGGTATTGGACTCCGGTCCCAACCCGACGGCGCCGATCGCGCCCGCGAAAGAACCCGAGCGGTTCGTTCGCCTACTCGTCTCCCACCGACGATTCGCCGGTCAGAAGCTCGGGTCGGCCCTGCTGGCACACGCGGTCGAGGAGACCCGGCGCGCCGGCGTCGGGTTGCTACGGGTCGACTGCTGGGCGGGCGGCGGTGGTCAGTTGGTGGCGTACTACGAGCGCCACGGGTTCACGTCCACCGAAACCTTCCTAGCTGGAGCCTGGCCGGGGCAGGTGCTGGCCCAGCGGGTCGGTTGA
- a CDS encoding PadR family transcriptional regulator encodes MLEFAILGFLADAPLHGYELRRSVAALTGHVRPIADGTLYPTIKRMERAGWLRRDVQAGQVAAPRHVLILSPAGQAELLRQLRTPDELFISDENRWFTLLAFLHHLDDPVAQAAVLRRRLDFLTQPASFFWDGDRPLRADDFPHDPFRRGLFRIATATSRTEIAWLREMLTTLPG; translated from the coding sequence GTGTTGGAGTTCGCGATATTGGGCTTCCTGGCCGACGCCCCGCTGCACGGGTACGAGCTACGCAGAAGTGTTGCCGCACTCACCGGCCACGTCCGGCCGATCGCGGACGGGACGCTGTACCCGACGATCAAGCGGATGGAACGTGCGGGTTGGCTTCGCCGGGACGTGCAGGCGGGCCAGGTGGCGGCACCACGGCACGTGCTGATCCTCAGCCCGGCCGGACAGGCGGAGTTACTGCGTCAGCTCCGCACACCCGACGAGCTCTTCATCAGCGACGAGAACCGCTGGTTCACGCTGCTGGCCTTCCTGCACCACCTCGACGACCCGGTCGCCCAGGCGGCCGTCCTGCGCCGCCGGCTCGATTTCCTCACGCAGCCGGCGAGCTTCTTCTGGGACGGCGACCGACCGCTGCGCGCTGACGACTTTCCTCACGACCCCTTTCGCCGAGGGTTGTTCCGCATCGCCACCGCCACCAGCCGCACCGAGATCGCCTGGCTGCGAGAAATGCTGACGACGCTCCCGGGATGA
- a CDS encoding non-ribosomal peptide synthetase — MAAVPLDSEPITSRSAHDLVGTWVRRSPDATAVREAVTGREMTYRELWQAATRLATELTRHGARRGDIVALAMERSAELIVGILAIARCGAAYLPLDVSNPADRNTALVTEAAVRLVVTAADGEPADWALPADLTWLRATVAAAPAVSDQPTLDEQAGGDDPLYVAYTSGSTGRPKGVVVPHRAVVGLVDGAEYCPVARGDRVVSLSNPAFDATTFEVWSTLTAGGTLVVLPAVTDMTLDDWVDLLRAEAITTMFLTTTLFHMVARERPAAFGTVRNLLVGGEQMQLAAARAVLAATPPRRLVNAYGPTETTTFAAYHEVTAANLVGVDRVPIGRALQHTTLRLLDDQQRPVAEGATGELCIGGPKVALGYLGQPELTAQRFVRLPDGEMVYRSGDLARLTPDGGVELLGRYDRQVKLRGFRIELEEIERAIMATGLADVAIVEKVGDGPQALLVGFVLPGAGSAPTPSQLSAALVARVPRYMVPARWIVLEALPVGQTGKADRAALLALVADDGPGGAESGDPVLAGVTETWRDVLNLSRVTRTDTFLDLGGNSILAIQAASRLTERLGVEVEPHDVLLATSAADLVDRLRDRQPATL; from the coding sequence GTGGCGGCCGTACCTCTGGACAGTGAACCGATCACCTCGCGATCTGCGCACGACCTCGTCGGCACCTGGGTGCGCCGAAGCCCGGACGCGACTGCCGTGCGCGAGGCGGTCACCGGCCGGGAGATGACCTATCGGGAGCTGTGGCAGGCGGCCACCCGGTTGGCGACCGAGTTGACCCGGCACGGCGCCCGGCGCGGCGACATCGTCGCGCTGGCGATGGAGCGTTCTGCGGAGCTGATCGTCGGAATCCTCGCCATCGCCCGCTGCGGCGCCGCCTACCTGCCTTTGGATGTCAGCAATCCGGCCGACCGCAACACCGCGCTCGTCACCGAGGCCGCGGTACGCCTGGTGGTCACTGCCGCTGACGGCGAGCCGGCCGACTGGGCGCTGCCGGCCGACCTCACCTGGCTGCGCGCTACTGTCGCAGCGGCACCAGCCGTGTCGGACCAGCCCACCCTCGACGAGCAGGCGGGCGGCGACGACCCGCTCTACGTGGCGTACACCTCCGGCTCCACCGGCCGCCCCAAGGGCGTGGTGGTGCCACATCGCGCGGTGGTGGGGCTGGTCGACGGCGCCGAATACTGCCCGGTGGCACGCGGCGACCGCGTGGTCAGCCTCTCGAACCCGGCCTTCGACGCGACCACCTTCGAGGTGTGGAGCACGCTGACCGCCGGCGGCACGCTGGTGGTGCTGCCCGCGGTCACCGACATGACGTTGGACGACTGGGTGGATCTGCTGCGCGCCGAGGCCATCACCACGATGTTCCTGACCACCACGCTGTTCCACATGGTCGCGCGGGAACGCCCGGCCGCCTTCGGCACCGTGCGGAACCTGCTCGTCGGCGGGGAGCAGATGCAGCTCGCCGCCGCCCGCGCGGTGCTTGCGGCCACGCCGCCCCGACGGCTGGTCAACGCGTACGGTCCGACCGAGACCACCACCTTCGCCGCGTACCACGAGGTGACCGCGGCCAACCTCGTCGGCGTGGATCGGGTGCCGATCGGCAGGGCACTGCAGCACACCACCCTGCGTCTGCTCGACGATCAGCAGCGTCCGGTCGCCGAGGGCGCGACGGGGGAGTTGTGCATCGGTGGCCCGAAGGTGGCGCTGGGCTACCTCGGGCAGCCCGAACTCACCGCGCAGCGGTTCGTCCGACTGCCCGACGGGGAGATGGTCTACCGGTCCGGCGACCTCGCCCGGCTGACCCCCGACGGCGGCGTCGAACTGCTCGGCCGCTACGACCGGCAGGTGAAGCTGCGGGGGTTCCGCATCGAGCTGGAGGAGATCGAGCGGGCCATCATGGCCACCGGGCTGGCCGATGTCGCCATCGTGGAGAAGGTCGGCGACGGCCCGCAGGCACTCCTGGTCGGCTTCGTCCTGCCCGGCGCGGGGAGCGCACCAACCCCGTCGCAGCTGTCGGCGGCCCTGGTGGCCCGCGTTCCCCGATACATGGTGCCAGCCCGCTGGATCGTCCTGGAGGCGTTACCGGTCGGCCAGACCGGCAAGGCCGACCGCGCGGCGCTGCTCGCGCTGGTCGCCGACGACGGCCCGGGCGGGGCCGAGAGCGGGGATCCGGTGCTGGCCGGCGTGACGGAGACCTGGCGCGACGTGCTGAACCTCAGCAGGGTCACCCGGACCGACACGTTCCTCGACCTCGGCGGCAACTCGATCCTGGCCATCCAGGCCGCGTCGCGGCTCACCGAACGACTCGGCGTCGAAGTGGAACCGCACGACGTGCTGCTGGCGACCTCGGCCGCCGACCTCGTGGACCGGCTGCGCGACCGGCAGCCCGCCACCCTCTGA
- a CDS encoding flavodoxin, with protein MQGIAIRRRSLLRLSGVGVAGAAVAAASGGCAADSGPQPTASTAPGRSTALGGRPAVLVAYFSRAGWNYHNGGRRFLRTGNTQRLADMIGELIGCDVHRIEAADPYSDDYDETVARNVREQNADARPAIANPLPSVDRYTTVLLASGIWNVRAPMIMSTFAEGYDFTGKTVHPITTYAMSGLGTTERDYAASCRGATVATGLAVRGEEVDAAGPTVQTWLKQNNLISS; from the coding sequence GTGCAGGGCATCGCCATTCGGCGCCGGTCGCTGCTGCGACTGAGCGGGGTAGGAGTGGCCGGCGCCGCGGTGGCGGCAGCCTCGGGAGGCTGCGCGGCCGATTCGGGACCGCAGCCGACGGCCAGCACGGCCCCGGGCCGCTCCACCGCGCTGGGCGGGCGGCCAGCGGTGCTGGTGGCGTACTTCTCCCGCGCCGGCTGGAACTACCACAACGGCGGTCGCCGGTTCCTGCGGACCGGCAACACACAACGGCTCGCCGACATGATCGGCGAGCTGATCGGCTGCGACGTGCACCGCATCGAGGCCGCCGACCCCTACTCCGACGACTACGACGAAACGGTCGCGCGCAACGTACGCGAGCAGAACGCCGACGCGCGCCCCGCCATCGCCAACCCGCTCCCATCGGTCGACCGGTACACCACCGTGCTGCTGGCCAGCGGGATCTGGAACGTCCGCGCGCCGATGATCATGTCAACCTTCGCCGAGGGCTACGACTTCACCGGCAAGACTGTTCATCCGATCACCACCTACGCCATGAGCGGGCTGGGCACCACCGAGCGTGATTACGCCGCCTCCTGCCGGGGTGCCACGGTCGCCACCGGGCTGGCCGTGCGCGGCGAAGAAGTCGACGCTGCCGGGCCTACCGTTCAGACCTGGCTCAAGCAGAACAACCTGATCAGCTCGTGA
- a CDS encoding NAD(P)-dependent oxidoreductase produces the protein MTRIGFLGLGRMGSLMAGRLIAANHEVTVYNRTVEKVAPLVQAGARAAATPAEAVAGADVVITMLTGPAAVDAVLFGDHGAAAALDPGVTLVEMSTVGPDYVASLHDRLPDLDLADAPVKGSLPAAAAGELVILFGGGDKTLARVREVLDVLGKVQHVGPLGAGAAVKLVVNVALCGSFVLVGEALALGDRLGLSTETTMTALSGTALGSLVPRVRARLDNPEAPTQFSYGLATKDLKLALEAGAPSGGVIAAAHQQFAGELPQLSESDIGEIVAVLRRAATR, from the coding sequence ATGACACGCATCGGATTTCTTGGTCTCGGCCGGATGGGCTCCCTGATGGCCGGTCGGCTGATTGCTGCCAACCATGAGGTGACGGTCTACAACCGGACAGTTGAGAAGGTGGCGCCGCTGGTGCAGGCGGGGGCTCGGGCCGCCGCGACCCCCGCCGAGGCGGTCGCTGGGGCCGACGTGGTGATCACCATGCTGACGGGACCGGCCGCCGTGGACGCGGTGCTCTTCGGCGACCACGGTGCCGCCGCCGCGCTCGACCCGGGGGTGACGCTGGTCGAGATGTCCACCGTCGGCCCCGACTACGTCGCCTCCCTGCACGACCGGCTGCCCGACCTGGACCTCGCGGACGCCCCGGTCAAGGGCAGCCTGCCGGCCGCCGCAGCCGGCGAGTTGGTGATCCTCTTCGGGGGCGGTGACAAGACCCTGGCCCGGGTACGCGAGGTGCTGGACGTGCTCGGCAAGGTCCAGCATGTCGGGCCACTGGGTGCGGGCGCGGCCGTCAAACTCGTCGTCAACGTGGCGCTGTGCGGCTCCTTCGTGCTCGTCGGTGAGGCGCTGGCGCTGGGCGATCGGCTCGGGCTGTCCACGGAGACCACGATGACGGCGCTGAGCGGCACCGCGCTCGGTTCACTCGTGCCGCGGGTGCGCGCCCGGTTGGACAATCCTGAGGCGCCCACGCAGTTCTCGTACGGACTGGCCACGAAGGATCTGAAGCTGGCGCTTGAGGCGGGCGCGCCGAGCGGGGGCGTGATCGCCGCCGCCCACCAGCAGTTCGCCGGTGAGCTGCCCCAGCTCTCCGAGAGCGACATCGGGGAGATCGTCGCGGTGCTGCGGCGGGCCGCGACCCGCTGA
- a CDS encoding helix-turn-helix transcriptional regulator translates to MDNRSEVRDFLTTRRERLTPEQAGVPFFGGRRRVKGLRREEVAMLAGMSTDYYTRLERGNLTGVSHSVLDALAHALQLDEAERAHLFDLAETANVPKPGHPPRRVARRTPVRAGVQRILDTINAPAYARNGRMDILATNRLGRALFADALGATGGFNLVRFLFLDPRAQDFYPAWRSVAADSVAALRTYAGRNPYDRALTDLVGELSTRSEAFRTWWATHNVKLHHTATKTMRHAIAGDLELTGEALHLPGDSDLTIITYTWEPASPTEQALVFLASWNSQPADDATGQHSRSPRGPTSR, encoded by the coding sequence ATGGACAACCGCAGTGAGGTCCGGGACTTCCTCACCACCCGCCGTGAACGACTCACTCCCGAGCAAGCCGGTGTCCCGTTCTTCGGCGGAAGGCGGCGGGTCAAGGGCCTGCGCCGCGAGGAGGTGGCGATGCTCGCCGGGATGAGCACCGACTACTACACCCGGCTGGAACGCGGCAACCTCACCGGCGTCTCCCACTCGGTGCTGGACGCCCTCGCCCACGCGTTGCAACTCGACGAAGCCGAACGCGCCCACCTGTTTGACCTCGCCGAAACCGCCAACGTGCCCAAACCCGGGCACCCACCCCGGCGAGTGGCACGCCGGACGCCAGTGCGGGCCGGCGTCCAGCGCATCCTGGACACCATCAACGCCCCCGCGTACGCCCGCAACGGGCGAATGGACATCCTGGCCACCAACCGACTCGGACGGGCCCTGTTCGCCGACGCCCTCGGTGCGACTGGCGGTTTCAACCTCGTCCGTTTCCTGTTCCTCGATCCCCGCGCACAGGATTTCTACCCCGCCTGGCGCTCAGTGGCCGCCGACAGCGTCGCCGCCCTGCGCACCTACGCCGGACGAAACCCCTACGACCGCGCGCTCACCGACCTGGTTGGCGAACTCAGCACCCGCAGCGAGGCTTTCCGCACGTGGTGGGCCACCCACAACGTGAAACTGCATCACACCGCCACCAAGACGATGCGCCACGCCATCGCCGGAGACCTCGAACTCACCGGCGAAGCCCTCCACCTGCCCGGCGACTCCGACCTGACGATCATCACCTACACCTGGGAGCCGGCAAGCCCCACGGAGCAGGCACTCGTCTTTCTCGCCTCCTGGAATTCCCAGCCCGCCGACGACGCCACCGGTCAACACTCGCGCTCACCCCGAGGCCCGACCTCCAGGTGA
- a CDS encoding aldo/keto reductase, whose product MAVQNRLVTLNNGVQMPILGFGVFQVPGEQTEQVVTDALAAGYRSIDTAASYGNEEAVGRAIAASGIPREELFVTTKLWIQHTGEDTARREFDTSLRKLGVDYLDLYLIHQPLGDYYSSWRAMQKLYSQGLIKAIGVSNFFPDRLVDLIQHNDVIPAVNQVETHPFFQRHADQQLMREHRVQIESWGPFAEGKNDLFSNPTLTDIGSVHGKSVAQVVLRWLTQRDVVVIPKSVRPERMAQNFDIFDFELSDEEMTRIAGLDTGETVFFDHRDPKMVQWLGGRRVD is encoded by the coding sequence ATGGCTGTGCAGAACCGACTCGTCACGCTCAACAACGGGGTCCAGATGCCGATTCTGGGTTTCGGTGTCTTTCAGGTCCCCGGTGAGCAGACTGAGCAGGTCGTCACCGACGCGTTGGCGGCCGGCTACCGGTCCATCGACACCGCCGCCTCCTACGGCAACGAGGAAGCCGTCGGCCGGGCGATCGCCGCCAGCGGCATCCCCCGCGAGGAGCTGTTTGTCACGACCAAGCTCTGGATCCAACACACCGGCGAGGACACCGCCAGGCGCGAGTTCGACACGTCCCTGCGGAAGCTGGGCGTGGACTACCTCGATCTGTACCTGATCCACCAGCCCCTGGGGGACTACTACAGCTCGTGGCGGGCGATGCAGAAGCTTTACAGCCAGGGGCTGATCAAGGCGATCGGCGTGTCGAACTTCTTCCCGGACCGGCTGGTGGATCTGATCCAGCACAACGACGTGATCCCCGCGGTCAACCAGGTCGAGACCCATCCGTTCTTCCAGCGCCACGCCGACCAGCAGCTCATGCGCGAGCATCGTGTGCAGATCGAGTCGTGGGGGCCGTTCGCCGAAGGCAAGAACGACCTGTTCAGCAACCCGACCCTGACCGATATCGGCAGCGTGCACGGAAAGTCGGTCGCCCAGGTCGTTCTGCGCTGGCTGACCCAGCGTGACGTCGTGGTCATCCCGAAGTCGGTGCGTCCCGAGCGGATGGCGCAGAATTTCGACATTTTCGACTTCGAGCTAAGCGACGAGGAGATGACCCGCATCGCCGGCCTGGACACCGGCGAGACCGTGTTCTTCGACCACCGCGACCCGAAGATGGTCCAGTGGCTCGGCGGACGCCGGGTCGACTGA
- a CDS encoding alpha/beta fold hydrolase, with amino-acid sequence MRGAQVRPDGTTIRWVELPGAEPTRVYLHGLGASSPAYYAAVATNPALAGRRSLLMDLLGHGISDRPADASYTLEEHADLAATALTAAGVSTAEVIAHSMGGAVAIVLAARHPHLVSALVLVDATLDPQPPGVGIRSRYTEEQFVHGDGRTDTLTRVGPAWAATMRLTGPEALYRTAAHLGRGTIPTMRELLLELPVPRTYLHPAGNEPIGAQALTDAGVRVVAVPDSGHNIMLDNPDGFVAATVAALPA; translated from the coding sequence ATGCGCGGCGCCCAGGTCCGACCGGACGGCACGACGATCCGCTGGGTGGAACTCCCCGGCGCCGAGCCCACACGGGTCTACCTGCATGGGCTCGGCGCCTCCTCACCGGCGTACTACGCGGCGGTGGCCACCAACCCCGCCCTCGCCGGACGGCGCAGCCTGCTGATGGACCTGCTCGGGCACGGCATCAGCGATCGGCCGGCCGACGCCTCGTACACCCTGGAGGAGCACGCCGACCTCGCCGCCACCGCGCTGACAGCAGCCGGGGTCAGCACCGCAGAGGTGATCGCGCACAGCATGGGCGGGGCCGTCGCCATCGTCCTGGCCGCCCGCCATCCACACCTTGTCTCCGCACTGGTCCTCGTCGACGCCACCCTCGACCCGCAGCCTCCGGGCGTCGGCATCCGCTCCCGCTACACCGAGGAGCAGTTCGTCCACGGCGACGGCCGAACCGACACGCTCACCCGGGTCGGCCCGGCCTGGGCGGCGACGATGCGGCTCACGGGCCCGGAGGCGTTGTACCGCACGGCGGCACACCTCGGCCGCGGCACCATCCCCACCATGCGAGAGTTGCTGCTCGAACTGCCCGTGCCGCGCACCTACCTCCACCCGGCCGGCAACGAACCGATCGGCGCACAGGCCCTGACCGATGCGGGCGTGCGGGTGGTCGCCGTACCCGACAGCGGCCACAACATCATGCTGGACAACCCCGACGGCTTCGTCGCGGCCACGGTCGCGGCACTGCCGGCATAG
- a CDS encoding metallophosphoesterase: protein MTVDQTPLFVVADVHGHRAELRNALQDAGLTDAAGHWSGADARLWLLGDYVDRGPDGIGVIDDVRRLTGEAAGVGGEVHALLGNHEVQLLAAYLLDTSTVPGWQQQDGFRGAWARFGGRDDDLRRLRDEHISWIVSRPAMAVVDGYLLVHSDTTRYLEFGDSVAAVNAEVAKALASRDAAGWLAFCYQMSDRGAFRDSEPAKPDDPVATMLGTYGGEVLVHGHSTLTKHFGVAPGEVREALRYADGRVLAIDGGAYEGGRILVTRLDDLTS, encoded by the coding sequence GTGACTGTCGACCAGACGCCCCTCTTCGTGGTCGCCGACGTGCACGGCCACCGCGCCGAGCTGCGCAACGCGCTGCAGGATGCCGGCCTCACCGACGCGGCCGGGCACTGGTCCGGCGCGGACGCGCGGCTGTGGCTGCTCGGTGACTACGTCGACCGCGGACCGGACGGGATCGGGGTCATCGACGACGTACGGCGGCTGACCGGCGAGGCCGCCGGAGTCGGCGGCGAGGTGCACGCACTGCTGGGTAACCACGAGGTGCAGTTGCTCGCGGCGTACCTCCTCGACACCAGCACGGTGCCCGGCTGGCAGCAGCAGGACGGCTTCCGGGGCGCCTGGGCACGATTCGGCGGTCGAGACGACGACCTGCGCCGGCTCCGCGACGAGCACATCTCGTGGATCGTCTCCCGACCGGCCATGGCGGTCGTCGACGGCTACCTGCTGGTGCACTCCGACACCACCCGCTATCTGGAGTTCGGCGACAGTGTCGCCGCCGTCAACGCCGAGGTCGCGAAGGCGCTCGCCAGTCGGGACGCCGCCGGCTGGCTGGCGTTCTGCTATCAGATGAGCGACCGTGGCGCGTTCCGGGACAGCGAGCCGGCCAAGCCGGACGACCCGGTGGCCACCATGCTCGGCACGTACGGTGGCGAGGTGCTGGTGCACGGCCACAGCACGCTCACCAAGCACTTCGGGGTCGCCCCTGGCGAGGTGCGCGAGGCCCTGCGGTACGCCGACGGCCGCGTCCTCGCCATCGATGGCGGCGCCTACGAGGGCGGTCGGATCCTGGTCACCCGGCTCGACGACCTCACGAGCTGA
- a CDS encoding MBL fold metallo-hydrolase yields the protein MRPIKRVTVVSTGTVQIRPEHRETNGSPLWWWLNTSRRWTEPLPINVYVIEHDEGLVLFDTGQDRRSVTDPGYFPGGPAGHLYRRLAKFDVPAGATLTERLRDQGYDIADVRVAIVSHLHQDHIGGLRELPRSAHILVDANELAEVDKRFAVFAGLLREHIHVPGVSFTAVTPHRVEDPAIAPFTHAHDVMGDGSLLLLPTPGHTPGSMSLLLRAQGLPPMLFVGDVTYDVQRLAADRIPGVGDLSGLHEVTHRVNMLAARHPSMPILAAHDPAAPGLLATALREHGTMPV from the coding sequence ATGAGGCCGATCAAGCGGGTTACGGTGGTCAGCACCGGCACCGTCCAGATCCGTCCGGAGCACCGCGAGACGAACGGCAGCCCGCTGTGGTGGTGGCTCAACACGTCGCGCCGGTGGACCGAACCCCTCCCGATCAACGTGTACGTGATCGAGCACGACGAGGGACTGGTCCTGTTCGATACCGGCCAGGACCGGCGCTCGGTCACCGACCCGGGATACTTCCCTGGCGGTCCGGCCGGACACCTCTACCGCCGGCTCGCCAAGTTCGACGTTCCTGCGGGCGCCACCCTGACCGAGCGACTTCGCGACCAGGGCTACGACATCGCAGACGTACGCGTGGCGATCGTCTCCCACCTGCATCAAGACCACATCGGCGGTCTGCGGGAGCTGCCGAGATCGGCGCACATTCTGGTCGATGCCAACGAACTGGCGGAGGTCGACAAGAGGTTCGCAGTCTTCGCCGGTCTGCTGCGGGAGCACATCCACGTGCCCGGCGTCAGCTTCACGGCTGTCACCCCGCATCGCGTCGAAGACCCCGCCATCGCGCCGTTCACGCACGCCCACGACGTCATGGGCGATGGCTCCCTGTTGTTGCTGCCGACCCCCGGCCACACGCCTGGTTCGATGTCGCTGCTGCTACGCGCTCAAGGGCTGCCGCCCATGCTCTTCGTCGGCGACGTCACCTATGACGTGCAGCGTCTCGCGGCCGATCGCATCCCCGGAGTCGGCGACCTCAGCGGACTGCACGAGGTCACCCATCGAGTCAACATGTTGGCCGCCCGCCACCCGAGCATGCCGATTCTCGCCGCACACGACCCCGCGGCACCCGGGCTCCTGGCCACGGCCCTGCGGGAACACGGCACGATGCCGGTGTGA
- a CDS encoding MarR family winged helix-turn-helix transcriptional regulator: MRTAEQLRYLILAAQREGNRQLTVRLSEIGVTPAQSEALRIIGDHGPLALRELGDMLVCDTGTSPSRIVDRLVAAGLVERTTSEHDRRQVRLTLTRQGRDKALRVVEIENQLYELLDHASAGTDIGAFIRFLDGFTRQSPAGLALANRLAAEKKQPE; the protein is encoded by the coding sequence GTGAGAACAGCCGAGCAGCTTCGCTACCTCATCCTCGCAGCACAACGAGAAGGCAACCGTCAGCTCACCGTGAGGCTGTCCGAGATCGGTGTGACGCCGGCGCAATCGGAAGCACTGCGCATCATCGGCGACCACGGACCGCTTGCACTCAGGGAACTCGGCGACATGCTCGTCTGCGACACCGGCACCAGCCCCAGTCGCATCGTCGATCGACTTGTCGCCGCAGGTCTCGTGGAGAGAACCACAAGTGAACACGACCGACGGCAGGTCCGGCTCACGCTCACCAGGCAGGGGCGGGACAAAGCCCTCCGCGTCGTAGAGATCGAGAACCAGCTGTACGAGCTGCTCGACCACGCCAGTGCGGGGACGGACATCGGTGCCTTCATCAGATTCCTCGACGGCTTTACCCGACAGTCGCCCGCCGGACTAGCCCTCGCGAACCGCCTCGCCGCTGAAAAGAAGCAACCGGAATGA
- a CDS encoding dioxygenase family protein produces MTLEQRNRESQLVERVAASFDDAPDERVRELMQALTRHLHAFLREVRLTEQEWQRAIEFLTAVGHITDDRRQEFILLSDVLGASMQTITINNEAYGDATEATVFGPFFVDGSPEIELGGDIAAGASGQPCWVEGRVTDTGGNAVPHARIEIWGADEDGFYDVQYGDGRSAARGHLYSDADGSYRFWGVTPTPYPIPHDGPVGRLLAATGRSPMRAAHLHLMIQGEGLRTLVTHIFVRGDELLDRDSVFGVRDSLVLDFEPRPAGSPTPDGRDLGDRTWSRVRFDIVLAPAAVARGEG; encoded by the coding sequence ATGACCCTGGAGCAGCGGAACCGCGAGTCACAGCTCGTCGAAAGGGTGGCCGCGTCGTTCGACGACGCGCCGGATGAGCGGGTCAGGGAGCTGATGCAGGCGCTCACCCGGCACCTGCACGCCTTCCTGCGGGAGGTGCGGCTGACCGAGCAGGAGTGGCAGCGTGCCATCGAGTTCCTCACCGCCGTCGGGCACATCACCGACGATCGGCGTCAGGAGTTCATCCTGCTCTCCGACGTCCTGGGTGCCTCGATGCAGACCATCACCATCAACAACGAGGCGTACGGCGACGCCACCGAGGCGACGGTGTTCGGCCCGTTCTTCGTCGACGGGTCACCGGAGATCGAACTCGGCGGGGACATCGCGGCCGGAGCGTCCGGGCAGCCGTGCTGGGTCGAGGGCAGGGTCACCGACACGGGCGGCAACGCGGTGCCGCACGCGCGCATCGAGATCTGGGGAGCCGACGAGGACGGCTTCTACGACGTCCAGTACGGCGACGGTCGTTCCGCCGCCCGCGGGCACCTGTACAGCGACGCCGATGGGAGCTACCGCTTCTGGGGGGTCACCCCGACGCCGTACCCGATCCCGCACGACGGCCCGGTCGGCCGGCTGCTGGCCGCCACCGGACGGTCGCCGATGCGGGCCGCGCACCTGCATCTGATGATTCAGGGGGAGGGGCTCAGAACCCTGGTGACGCACATCTTCGTGCGCGGGGACGAGCTGCTGGACCGCGACAGCGTGTTCGGCGTACGGGACTCGCTGGTGCTGGATTTCGAGCCCCGGCCGGCCGGTTCCCCCACTCCCGATGGTCGGGACCTGGGAGACCGCACGTGGTCACGGGTGCGCTTCGACATCGTTCTGGCGCCCGCGGCCGTGGCTCGCGGGGAGGGGTGA